In the Astatotilapia calliptera chromosome 5, fAstCal1.2, whole genome shotgun sequence genome, one interval contains:
- the ift52 gene encoding intraflagellar transport protein 52 homolog, with protein sequence MEKEQCNSVVFNASKRELFTTNNGYKSMQKRLKAQWKIQSIKEELSLDKLKSVKLWITAGPRERFTGSEMEALKVYLDGGGNILVMLGEGGEMKYDTNINFLLEDFGVMVNNDAVVRNVYYKYFHPKEALVSNGVLNREISRAAGKVVTGIIEDENVGNNAQALTFVYPYGATLTVMKPAVAVLSTGSVCFPLNRPVVAFYHGKNSGKLAVLGSCHMFSDQYIDKEENSKIMDVVLQWLMTDNIQLNQIDAEDPEITDYTMLPDTGCLSEQLRVCLQEGDENPRDFTSLFDMSLFNLSTDTLPQVISAYKQLNVKAEPLQLIAPQFETPLPQLQPAVFPPALNDLPPPMLDLFDLDETFSSEKVRLAQLTNKCTDDDLEFYVRKCGEILGVTSKLDKEQRDAKHILEHIFFQVVEFKKLNQEHDVDPEARFTPL encoded by the exons ATGGAGAAGGAACAGTGCAACAGCGTGGTCTTCAATGCTTCAAAAAGAGAGCTTTTTACTACGAACAATGGCTACAAATCCATGCAGAAGAGACTAAAAGCTCAGTGGAAAATCCAAAG CATAAAAGAAGAGCTGTCCTTGGATAAGCTGAAGAGTGTCAAGTTGTGGATAACTGCAGGTCCAAGGGAGAGGTTCACAGGGTCAGAG aTGGAGGCGCTGAAAGTCTACCTGGATGGAGGAGGGAATATCTTGGTCATGCTCGGTGAAGGAGGAGAAATGAAGTATGACACAAACATCAATTTTCTCCTGGAGGACTTCGGAGTAATGGTCAACAATG ATGCTGTGGTGAGGAATGTGTACTACAAATACTTCCATCCTAAGGAGGCGCTTGTGTCCAATGGTGTACTGAACAG ggagATCAGCCGTGCTGCTGGAAAAGTGGTCACGGGAATCATTGAAGATGAAAATGTTGGAAACAATGCACA GGCGCTCACATTTGTGTACCCATACGGTGCCACACTGACCGTGATGAAGCCGGCCGTGGCTGTTCTTTCAACGGGCTCCGTCTGCTTCCCCCTCAACAGGCCTGTCGTGGCTTTCTATCATGGCAAG aatTCTGGCAAACTGGCTGTCTTGGGTTCCTGCCACATGTTCAGTGATCAATACATAGACAAAGAGGAGAACAGTAAAATCATG GACGTTGTGCTTCAGTGGCTCATGACCGATAACATTCAGCTGAATCAGATTGATGCCGAAGACCCAGAG ATCACAGATTACACGatgctgccagacactggctgTTTGTCTGAACAGCTCAGAGTGTGCTTACAAGAAGGAGACGAAAACCCACGGGACTTCACCTCTCTCTTTGATATGTCTTTGTTCAATCTGTCGACTGACACCTTACCCCAAGTCATCAG TGCTTACAAGCAGCTTAATGTGAAAGCTGAGCCGCTGCAGCTGATTGCACCGCAGTTTGAAACTCCTCTGCCTCAGCTTCAGCCTGCt GTCTTTCCGCCTGCCTTAAACGATTTGCCTCCACCCATGCTGGATCTGTTCGATCTAGACGAAACATTCTCGTCGGAGAAAGTGCGTTTGGCACAGCTCACCAATAAGT GTACAGACGATGACCTTGAATTCTACGTCCGGAAATGTGGTGAAATTCTTGGAGTGACTTCTAAGTTGGATAAAGAGCAGAGGGATGCCAAGCACATCTTGGAACACATTTTCTTCCAGGTTGTAGAGTTCAAGAAACTAAATCAG GAACACGATGTGGACCCGGAGGCCCGGTTCACTCCGCTGTGA
- the srsf6b gene encoding serine/arginine-rich splicing factor 6 isoform X2, with translation MPRVYVGKLSYHVREKDIQRFFSGYGKLLEIDLKNGYGFVEFEDMRDADDAVYELNGKELCGERVVIEHARGPRRDGYGYGGRSGGYSSWNRTGRDKYGPPVRTEHRLIVENLSSRCSWQDLKDFMRQAGEVTYADAHKGRANEGVIEFRSRSDMKRALEKLDGTDINGRKIRLVEDKPRRRRSYSGSRSRSRSRRRSHSRRSRSSSRSRSRSRSRSKGRSRSRSEGKSHSRSKRNSRSKSPEKSRTRKSHSPSKSSTRKSRSKSSSKVKATRKSRSRSKEKSSSKKSRSRSRSRSESRGEKHTSKSPPSKEASKSPAKHSASRSKSRSRSRSASQD, from the exons ATGCCTCGGGTCTATGTTGGCAAACTTAGCTACCATGTTCGAGAGAAAGATATTCAAAGGTTTTTTAGTGGCTATGGCAAATTATTAGAGATCGACCTGAAAAATGG GTACGGCTTTGTCGAGTTTGAGGACATGCGAGATGCTGATGATGCTGTGTATGAGCTGAATGGAAAGGAACTTTGTGGAGAGCGGGTCGTTATCGAGCATGCCCGTGGACCCAGGAGAGACGGATATGGCTATGGGGGACGTA GTGGAGGCTACAGCAGTTGGAATCGCACCGGCAGGGATAAGTACGGGCCACCTGTTCGCACTGAACACCGCCTCATTGTGGAGAACCTGTCCAGCAGGTGCAGCTGGCAGGACCTTAAG GACTTTATGAGGCAGGCGGGTGAAGTAACCTATGCTGACGCTCATAAAGGACGGGCCAACGAGGGCGTCATCGAATTTCGTTCCCGTTCAGACATGAAACGAGCTCTGGAAAAACTGGACGGCACTGATATTAATGGAAGGAAGATTCGTCTGGTGGAAGACAAACCTCGCCGCCGACGCTCATATTCTGGCAGCAGATCCAG GTCTCGTAGCAGACGGCGCTCTCACAGCCGCAGAAGTAGAAGCTCGTCCAGGTCCCGCTCACG gtcTCGGTCACGCAGCAAAGGGCGATCTCGCTCCAGGTCAGAGGGGAAGTCGCATTCCAGATCCAAGAGGAACTCCCGTTCTAAATCTCCAGAGAAGTCTCGCACTCGCAAATCTCACAGTCCCTCCAAGAGCAGCACTCGGAAGTCTCGCTCCAAGAGCTCATCCAAAGTCAAAGCCACGCGCAAATCCCGGAGTCGTTCCAAGGAGAAGTCGTCCAGTAAGAAGTCACGAAGCCGATCAAGGTCCCGTTCAGAGAGTAGGGGAGAGAAACATACCTCCAAATCACCCCCGAGCAAGGAGGCATCCAAGTCCCCTGCCAAGCACTCCGCCTCCCGCTCCAAGTCTCGCTCTCGATCCAGATCGGCCTCGCAGGATTGA
- the srsf6b gene encoding serine/arginine-rich splicing factor 6 isoform X1, with protein MPRVYVGKLSYHVREKDIQRFFSGYGKLLEIDLKNGYGFVEFEDMRDADDAVYELNGKELCGERVVIEHARGPRRDGYGYGGRKGGGYSSWNRTGRDKYGPPVRTEHRLIVENLSSRCSWQDLKDFMRQAGEVTYADAHKGRANEGVIEFRSRSDMKRALEKLDGTDINGRKIRLVEDKPRRRRSYSGSRSRSRSRRRSHSRRSRSSSRSRSRSRSRSKGRSRSRSEGKSHSRSKRNSRSKSPEKSRTRKSHSPSKSSTRKSRSKSSSKVKATRKSRSRSKEKSSSKKSRSRSRSRSESRGEKHTSKSPPSKEASKSPAKHSASRSKSRSRSRSASQD; from the exons ATGCCTCGGGTCTATGTTGGCAAACTTAGCTACCATGTTCGAGAGAAAGATATTCAAAGGTTTTTTAGTGGCTATGGCAAATTATTAGAGATCGACCTGAAAAATGG GTACGGCTTTGTCGAGTTTGAGGACATGCGAGATGCTGATGATGCTGTGTATGAGCTGAATGGAAAGGAACTTTGTGGAGAGCGGGTCGTTATCGAGCATGCCCGTGGACCCAGGAGAGACGGATATGGCTATGGGGGACGTA AAGGTGGAGGCTACAGCAGTTGGAATCGCACCGGCAGGGATAAGTACGGGCCACCTGTTCGCACTGAACACCGCCTCATTGTGGAGAACCTGTCCAGCAGGTGCAGCTGGCAGGACCTTAAG GACTTTATGAGGCAGGCGGGTGAAGTAACCTATGCTGACGCTCATAAAGGACGGGCCAACGAGGGCGTCATCGAATTTCGTTCCCGTTCAGACATGAAACGAGCTCTGGAAAAACTGGACGGCACTGATATTAATGGAAGGAAGATTCGTCTGGTGGAAGACAAACCTCGCCGCCGACGCTCATATTCTGGCAGCAGATCCAG GTCTCGTAGCAGACGGCGCTCTCACAGCCGCAGAAGTAGAAGCTCGTCCAGGTCCCGCTCACG gtcTCGGTCACGCAGCAAAGGGCGATCTCGCTCCAGGTCAGAGGGGAAGTCGCATTCCAGATCCAAGAGGAACTCCCGTTCTAAATCTCCAGAGAAGTCTCGCACTCGCAAATCTCACAGTCCCTCCAAGAGCAGCACTCGGAAGTCTCGCTCCAAGAGCTCATCCAAAGTCAAAGCCACGCGCAAATCCCGGAGTCGTTCCAAGGAGAAGTCGTCCAGTAAGAAGTCACGAAGCCGATCAAGGTCCCGTTCAGAGAGTAGGGGAGAGAAACATACCTCCAAATCACCCCCGAGCAAGGAGGCATCCAAGTCCCCTGCCAAGCACTCCGCCTCCCGCTCCAAGTCTCGCTCTCGATCCAGATCGGCCTCGCAGGATTGA
- the acot8 gene encoding acyl-coenzyme A thioesterase 8 isoform X1, giving the protein MTLKCRRSFQTNMAEKELGGCHENSGLTDKNKILEANEALKSEQDEVSQSRNSQYQQDLKSVLLTSVLNLEKLDVDLYRGTHHWVPRTQRLFGGQIVGQALVAAAKSVSDSLYAHSLHCYFVRAGDPKVPVLYQVDRTRDGRSFTVRSVKAIQHGQPILICQASFQTLQPSPLQHQFPMPVVPPPEDLLTVEELIHHYLSKPDLAEEAKKGLKKLLANEVPIEIKPVNPAHFYRLGPEQPRRLFWGRARGHIGEGNMKLHCCVAAYVSDFALLGTVLLPYPEYRAKFAASLDHSMWFHSTFRSDEWMLYECESPWAGSSRGLVQGRMWRRDGMLAASCSQEGVLRVKPVTEPSKL; this is encoded by the exons atgaccctgaag tgTAGAAGAAGTTTCCAAACAAACATGGCGGAGAAAGAACTCGGCGGATGTCATGAAAATAGCGGTTTAACcgataaaaacaaaattctggAAGCTAATGAGGCACTGAAATCAGAACAAGATGAAGTTTCGCAGAGCCGTAACTCTCAGTATCAGCAGGACCTGAAAAGCGTCCTCCTCACCAGCGTTTTAAACCTGGAGAAGCTGGATGTCGACCTGTACCG GGGGACCCACCACTGGGTGCCCCGCACTCAGCGTCTGTTTGGAGGTCAGATAGTTGGCCAGGCCCTGGTGGCTGCGGCCAAGTCTGTGAGCGACAGCCTGTACGCCCACTCTCTGCACTGCTACTTTGTCCGAGCAG GTGATCCGAAGGTTCCGGTGCTTTACCAGGTGGACCGCACGCGAGATGGCCGCAGCTTCACCGTGCGCTCTGTGAAGGCCATCCAGCATGGACAGCCCATACTAATCTGCCAAGCCTCCTTCCAAACACTGCAGCCCAGCCCCCTGCAGCACCAGTTCCCCATGCCAGTGGTCCCTCCACCTGAAGACCTCCTCACCGTGGAGGAACTTATTCACCATTACCTCAG TAAACCTGACCTGGCAGAGGAGGCAAAGAAAGGCCTGAAAAAACTGCTGGCTAATGAAGTCCCCATTGAGATAAAACCAGTCAACCCAGCACACTTTTACAGACTGGGTCCAGAGCAACCAAGAAGGCTGTTTTGGGGGCGAGCACGAGGACATATTG GGGAAGGTAACATGAAGCTACACTGCTGCGTTGCTGCTTATGTGTCAGACTTTGCTCTGCTGGGCACAGTGCTGCTGCCTTACCCAGAGTACAGGGCCAAGTTCGCCGCCTCGCTCGACCACTCCATGTGGTTCCACAGCACGTTCCGCAGTGATGAGTGGATGCTGTACGAGTGTGAGAGCCCATGGGCAG GGAGCAGCAGGGGACTGGTGCAGGGCCGAATGTGGAGAAGAGATGGGATGCTGGCTGCCTCATGTTCCCAGGAGGGTGTCCTGAGAGTGAAACCAGTCACTGAGCCCAGCAAATTATAG
- the acot8 gene encoding acyl-coenzyme A thioesterase 8 isoform X2 has product MAEKELGGCHENSGLTDKNKILEANEALKSEQDEVSQSRNSQYQQDLKSVLLTSVLNLEKLDVDLYRGTHHWVPRTQRLFGGQIVGQALVAAAKSVSDSLYAHSLHCYFVRAGDPKVPVLYQVDRTRDGRSFTVRSVKAIQHGQPILICQASFQTLQPSPLQHQFPMPVVPPPEDLLTVEELIHHYLSKPDLAEEAKKGLKKLLANEVPIEIKPVNPAHFYRLGPEQPRRLFWGRARGHIGEGNMKLHCCVAAYVSDFALLGTVLLPYPEYRAKFAASLDHSMWFHSTFRSDEWMLYECESPWAGSSRGLVQGRMWRRDGMLAASCSQEGVLRVKPVTEPSKL; this is encoded by the exons ATGGCGGAGAAAGAACTCGGCGGATGTCATGAAAATAGCGGTTTAACcgataaaaacaaaattctggAAGCTAATGAGGCACTGAAATCAGAACAAGATGAAGTTTCGCAGAGCCGTAACTCTCAGTATCAGCAGGACCTGAAAAGCGTCCTCCTCACCAGCGTTTTAAACCTGGAGAAGCTGGATGTCGACCTGTACCG GGGGACCCACCACTGGGTGCCCCGCACTCAGCGTCTGTTTGGAGGTCAGATAGTTGGCCAGGCCCTGGTGGCTGCGGCCAAGTCTGTGAGCGACAGCCTGTACGCCCACTCTCTGCACTGCTACTTTGTCCGAGCAG GTGATCCGAAGGTTCCGGTGCTTTACCAGGTGGACCGCACGCGAGATGGCCGCAGCTTCACCGTGCGCTCTGTGAAGGCCATCCAGCATGGACAGCCCATACTAATCTGCCAAGCCTCCTTCCAAACACTGCAGCCCAGCCCCCTGCAGCACCAGTTCCCCATGCCAGTGGTCCCTCCACCTGAAGACCTCCTCACCGTGGAGGAACTTATTCACCATTACCTCAG TAAACCTGACCTGGCAGAGGAGGCAAAGAAAGGCCTGAAAAAACTGCTGGCTAATGAAGTCCCCATTGAGATAAAACCAGTCAACCCAGCACACTTTTACAGACTGGGTCCAGAGCAACCAAGAAGGCTGTTTTGGGGGCGAGCACGAGGACATATTG GGGAAGGTAACATGAAGCTACACTGCTGCGTTGCTGCTTATGTGTCAGACTTTGCTCTGCTGGGCACAGTGCTGCTGCCTTACCCAGAGTACAGGGCCAAGTTCGCCGCCTCGCTCGACCACTCCATGTGGTTCCACAGCACGTTCCGCAGTGATGAGTGGATGCTGTACGAGTGTGAGAGCCCATGGGCAG GGAGCAGCAGGGGACTGGTGCAGGGCCGAATGTGGAGAAGAGATGGGATGCTGGCTGCCTCATGTTCCCAGGAGGGTGTCCTGAGAGTGAAACCAGTCACTGAGCCCAGCAAATTATAG